The Argopecten irradians isolate NY chromosome 6, Ai_NY, whole genome shotgun sequence genome has a window encoding:
- the LOC138325356 gene encoding ELAV-like protein 1 translates to MISFNNMMALQQQQKLITQACEMSMDNNAANIQIHQNGGTISPSSTGSQMDDNISKTNLIVNYLPQTMTQEEIRALFSSIGEVESCKLIRDKPTGQSLGYGFVNYKNIQDADKAINTLNGLRLQNKTIKVSLARPSSESIKGANLYISGLPKSLTQLDLEKLFSDCGQIITSRILYDQNTGLSKGVGFIRFDQRIEAERAIQKLNGSIPDGAAEPITVKFANSPSSNKTAALAPITLAPYLPQTRRLPVLGPIHHPASRIRYSPLDSLIPSAAATTVSTAAAGNALSGAGWCIFVYNLAPETEDSTLWQLFGPFGAVQNVKVIRDFQTQKCKGFGFVTMTQYEEALIAIQSLNGFALGNRILQVSFKTNSKGKP, encoded by the exons ATGATATCCTTCAACAATATGATGGCCCTGCAGCAGCAGCAGAAACTT ATAACGCAGGCCTGTGAGATGAGTATGGACAACAATGCAGCTAACATCCAGATTCATCAAAATGGAGGAACCATTTCTCCATCTTCCACAGGGTCCCAGATGGACGACAACATTAGCAAGACAAACCTTATAGTCAACTATTTGCCTCAGACAATGACTCAGGAAGAAATAAGGGCGTTATTTTCCAGTATTGGAGAAGTTGAAAGTTGCAAGTTGATTCGAGACAAGCCCACAG GGCAAAGTTTAGGATATGGCTTTGTAAACTACAAGAATATCCAAGATGCTGATAAAGCTATTAACACGCTCAATGGCTTGAGGCTGCAGAACAAGACTATTAAG GTTTCATTAGCTCGGCCCAGCAGTGAAAGTATTAAAGGGGCTAACTTGTACATAAGTGGTTTGCCAAAGTCATTGACTCAGTTGGACTTGGAGAAACTATTTTCTGACTGTGGACAAATCATAACTTCAAGAATTCTTTATGACCAAAATACAG GTCTTTCCAAAGGGGTAGGGTTCATTAGGTTTGATCAGCGAATAGAGGCAGAAAGAGCAATACAGAAACTCAATGGGTCAATTCCTGATGGAGCAGCAGAGCCTATCACAGTTAAATTTGCCAACTCTCCAAGTTCAAACAAAACAGCTGCACTAGCTCCCATTACCCTGGCACCATATCTACCCCAGACACGGAGACTACCAGTTTTAGGACCAATCCACCACCCAGCCAGCAGAATTAG GTACTCTCCTCTAGATAGCCTGATTCCATCAGCGGCTGCCACTACAGTTTCCACGGCTGCAGCAGGAAATGCTCTCAGTGGGGCAGGTTGGTGTATATTTGTGTACAACTTAGCACCAGAAACCGAGGACAGTACATTGTGGCAATTATTTGGGCCATTTGGAGCAGTACAGAATGTGAAGGTCATTCGTGACTTTCAAACACAAAAATGCAAGGGGTTTGGATTTGTTACGATGACACAGTATGAAGAGGCACTCATTGCCATTCAGAGTTTAAACGGGTTTGCATTGGGCAATCGTATTCTTCAAGTCTCATTCAAAACCAACAGCAAAGGGAAGCCATAA